In the Helianthus annuus cultivar XRQ/B chromosome 11, HanXRQr2.0-SUNRISE, whole genome shotgun sequence genome, one interval contains:
- the LOC110912905 gene encoding exonuclease DPD1, chloroplastic/mitochondrial, with the protein MRAAMCFTHFQLPRCQIHTLCGSWWKKVNTLTKSQEKIATFRLLGPDIYALQGGNGNNGRWTRKSVSTNAEGKNVLSRKTTSISQQITDVSSLTHSSLNTGRVEIGECKSVYIEPKICENKDVSKRVTVIVFDIETTGFKRDADRIIEIALRDLSGGVDSTFQTLVNPDMLVMNSDIHGISSSMVKSTAVPRMRELIPILLQYVRSRQKPGGQTLFVAHNAKTFDVPFLMNEFKRCSYEIPSDWHFMDSMSPARELKNLKIPEGMTRVSRSLQALREHYKIPLTGNAHRAMADANVLALVLQKMTRDLKLTIPCLLDNYSFTASDIINNAKKKNSR; encoded by the exons ATGAGAGCAGCAATGTGCTTTACACATTTTCAGCTTCCAAGATGCCAAATTCACACCCTTTGTGGTTCTTGGTGGAAAAAGGTTAATACTTTAACCAAAAGTCAAGAAAAGATTGCCACTTTTCGGTTACTCGGTCCCGATATTTATGCCCTTCAAGGCGGGAACGGGAACAATGGAAGATGGACCCGGAAATCTGTATCTACAAACGCGGAAGGGAAGAACGTGTTAAGCAGAAAAACAACGAGCATTAGCCAACAAATAACCGATGTGTCAAGCCTAACACATAGTAGTTTAAATACTGGTAGGGTAGAAATTGGTGAGTGTAAAAGTGTTTATATAGAACCAAAGATATGTGAAAACAAAGATGTGTCGAAGCGCGTAACGGTTATTGTCTTTGATATTGAGACGACTGGTTTTAAAAGGGATGCAGATCGAATCATTGAGATTGCGTTGCGAGATCTTAGTGGGGGGGTTGATAGTACTTTTCAGACACTTGTAAATCCGGATATGCTTGTGATGAATTCAGACATCCATGGAATTTCATCGAGTATGGTCAAGTCAACTGCGGTCCCAAG GATGAGAGAGTTGATACCCATATTGCTACAGTATGTCAGAAGCCGACAAAAACCTGGTGGTCAAACATTATTTGTTGCTCACAACGCTAAAACATTTGACGTCCCTTTCTTGATGAATGAATTCAAGCGCTGCTCCTATGAAATCCCATCAGATTGGCATTTTATGGATTCAATGTCTCCAGCACGTGAGCTAAAGAATCTAAAGATACCCGAAG GAATGACTCGTGTTTCAAGGTCACTTCAAGCCCTTAGGGAGCATTATAAAATCCCGCTAACGGGTAACGCTCACAGAGCCATGGCAGATGCAAATGTTCTTGCGTTGGTTTTACAGAAGATGACCCGCGACCTGAAACTCACGATTCCTTGTCTTCTTGATAATTATTCATTTACAGCTTCTGATATAATTAATAATGCAAAGAAGAAGAATTCAAGATAA